The genomic stretch CGGGCGCCGACAAGGTCTCGCTCAACACGGCGGCCGTAAACGAGCCGGGCCTGGTGGCCGAGGCATCGGACCACTTCGGCTCTCAGTGCATTGTCGTTGCCATCGACGCCACCGTGACAAAGCCAGGCGACGAGAGGGTCATCTGCGACGATCCAACCCTGGCCATCGACGATGACTCACGCTGGGAGGTCTACGTCAGGGGCGGCAGGACGCCCACCGGCATCGACGCGCTCAAGTGGGCTGTACGAGTCAACGAGCTCGGAGCAGGCGAGTTGCTGCTCACCAGCATGGACACCGACGGCCATCAGACCGGATACGACCTCGACATGCTCAGAGCCATCTCGTCAGCCGTGACGGTCCCCGTGATCGCCAGCGGAGGCGCGGGAACGCCGGACCACTTCATCGACGCGCTCGACTACGGCAAGGCCGACGCCGTGCTAGCCGCCAGCGTCTTCCACTTCGGCACCTACAGGGTGAATGACATCAAGCAGTACCTGCACAACCGCGACGTACCCATCCGCCCCATTGATTGACCTTCTGTCCACAGACAGGCGTGTGTAGGGGCAGGTTTAAAACCTGCCCCTACCATAAATTCCAATTAACAGGAGCCCCACCGGAGGAAAGAAAAATGCCGACAGTCCTGCTCGACGATAAGGGCTTGGCCCCCGCGATCTGCCAACACGCCGAGACCGGCGAGGTCATCATGCTGGGCTACATCAACCCCGGCGCGTTGAAGCGCACTCTGGAGGGTGGCGAGGTCTGGTTCTACTCTCGCAGCCGCGCCGA from Dehalococcoidia bacterium encodes the following:
- the hisF gene encoding imidazole glycerol phosphate synthase subunit HisF; the protein is MLTKRIIPCLDVDDGRVVKGISFIEIRDAGDPVQLATYYDAEGADELVLLDITASSDSRDIMLNVVREVAERLFIPFTVGGGMRSVADVRRMLEAGADKVSLNTAAVNEPGLVAEASDHFGSQCIVVAIDATVTKPGDERVICDDPTLAIDDDSRWEVYVRGGRTPTGIDALKWAVRVNELGAGELLLTSMDTDGHQTGYDLDMLRAISSAVTVPVIASGGAGTPDHFIDALDYGKADAVLAASVFHFGTYRVNDIKQYLHNRDVPIRPID